The genomic interval CCGTGGTCGACGACGCTGCCATCGCGAGGCCCCAGGACGAGCTGCGCGGAGTGGACGACGGTGCTCATTCAGTCGCCGCTCATTCCGCAGCCCAAGGGATCTCGTCAGAGGAATGGAACCCGATCCCGAGGCTCGTCCATAGCGGGCCGAGCGCACCCACCCTCTTCCGGAACGACTCCCACGTACGCAGCCGACTCGCCCCCGTCGGCGGCGACCATGCCGCCTCGGCGGCCGCGGCGATACGAGGAAACGCCAGCTGATCGATGTCGTGGAGCGTGCGGACGGTCTCAGCCCACATGGGTGCTTCCACTCCCAGGATGTCGCCCTCTTCGATGCCCGGGATGACATCCGCCGGCTCCCACGAATACGCGCGCTCGACGCTCGTCGGCCCATTGGCCCACGTGAGACCCAACGGCGCGTCGGCGGCGTACTTCATGTCGAGGTAGATCGCATCGGCGGGCGAGAGGATCAGCTGCGCGCCGTTCTCCACGAATCCGCGGGCCGTCTCGTCCATGCCGTCCGTCGGGGTCACGAAGCCCCAGTACTGCCCGATCGTCGAGTCCGCGAGGTCCGGCGAGTCGCCGGCCTCATGCCACGCGATCGGCGTCTTGCCGAGGTCGGCGATGATGTCGCTCGCGCGCGCGACGAACTCGGCGAAGTCGTCGGGCTCCGTGCCCAGTGACTCGTCGCCGCCGAGGTGCACATAGGGTCCCGGAGTCATGGCGGCGAGCTCGCCGAATACGTCGGCGATGAAGTCGTAGGTGGCCTCGTCATGGATCTTCAGCGACGAGAACCCGACGACCGTGCCCTCGTACGGGCTGCCTGCGGCGGGGGCCGCGATCCCCTCGCCCTGCGACTGGTCGAGCATCTGATCGTTGAGCACGGGCGCTTCGGCGAGCTCGGGGTAGGCGAGGCCCACGGCATGCGTGTGACCTGGCATGTCGATCTCGGGTACCACGATCATGTGCCGGGATGCCGCGTACTCGACGATCTCGCGATAGTCGGCCTTCGTGTAGAAGCCGCCCGAGTCGCCGCCGACGGCGGTGCCGGATGCGAGTTCGGTGAGCTTCGGCCGCGAGTCGAGGTGGATTCGCCAGCCCTGGTCGTCGCTGAGGTGCAGATGGAGAGCGTTCAGCTTGAGGCCCGCTGCGCGGTCGATGTACGCCTTGACGGTCTCGACAGGGTGGAAGTGACGCGCGACGTCGAGCATCACGCCGCGGTAGGCGAACCTCGGCGCGTCTTCGATCACGACGGCAGGCACGATCCAACCGTCGCCTTCAGGAGCGACGAGCTGGGTCAGGGTCTGGACGCCGTAGAACAGCCCCGCGGCGTCGGCGCCGGTGACCACGACGGATGCGTCATCGACCTCGATGCGGTACGACTCGGGTGCGCCGCCCGCCGTGACCGTGAGCTCGACGGTGCCTGTGGCGCGGGCATCCGGCGAACCGGTGGTGAAGGTCAGACCGGTGCGGGCGCCGATGACGGCCGTCAGAGCGGCCGCGGCATCCGGATCGCCTGTGATCGGCGTGCCGGCGCCGAGCGAGAACGACTCGCCGGCAGCGGACTCGATCGAGGTGGGGGCGGGGACGACGGATGGCAGTGGCACGGTGGCTCCATTCTCGGCGGCGGGCACGCATCCCGCCAGGGCGGCGGCGATCACGATCGCAACTGAGGCGAAGGCGGTGCGTCGACGTCGACGATTCATGTAAGGATCCCTAACAAAAGCGATGCGCTCAGCCTACCAGCGAGGATCCGTCTGCTCGAAACAGCCGATGTCCGTGCATCGGTTATGCTCGGGATGTCGCGACTGGCGTTGAGGTGGGCAACCACCGGGGAGCGACCGACTACGGCATACGACCGCACGCCTGGGCCGATGTTCAACAACCACGGTTGTTGAGCGCCCGCGTAGCGGGTGTTTCGAAACACCAGAGCCGCAGTCAAGGAGACGTCATGACCGACCAGTTCTTCAACGCCCCCCTCTCCGAGGTCGATCCCGAGATCGCGCAGGTACTCGAGCGCGAGCTCGAACGCCAGCGCGGGTTCCTCGAGATGATCGCCTCCGAGAACTTCGTTCCGGTCTCGGTGCTGCAGTCGCAGGGCTCGGTGCTCACGAACAAGTACGCCGAGGGCTACCCGGGACGCCGCTACTACGGCGGCTGCGAAGAGGTGGATGTCGCAGAGGAACTCGCCGTCGCGCGCGCCAAGTCGCTGTTCGGGGCCGAGTTCGCGAACGTGCAGCCCCACTCGGGTGCGACCGCCAATGCTGCCGTCCTACACGCCATCGCCCGTCCCGGCGACACGCTGCTGGGACTGTCGCTCGATCAGGGCGGCCATCTCACCCATGGCATGAAGATCAACTTCTCCGGCCGGCTGTACAACATCGTCGCTTACGGCGTAGACCCCGAGACGTCGCTCATCGACATGGACGAGGTGCGACGCCTCGCGATCGAGCACCAGCCGAAGGTCATCATCGCGGGTTGGTCGGCATACCCGCGTCAGCTGGACTTCGAGGCGTTCCGTGCGATCGCCGACGAGGTCGGCGCGCTGCTCTGGGTCGACATGGCGCACTTCGCCGGCCTCGTGGCCGCGGGCCTGCATCCGAACCCGGTGCCGCACGCGCACGTCGTGTCGTCGACCGTGCACAAGACGATCGGCGGTCCGCGCTCGGGCTTCATCCTCACGAATGACGCCGACATCGCGAAGAAGATCAACTCCGCCGTGTTCCCGGGCCAGCAGGGCGGCCCGCTGATGCACGTGATCGCGGCGAAGGCGACCGCGTTCAAACTCGCGGCAACCCCGGAGTTCAAGGAGCGCCAGGAGCGGGTCCTGAGCGGCGCCCACATCCTCGCCGAGCGGCTCTCCCAGCAGGACGTGAAGGATGCCGGCATCGCCGTGCGCTCGGGCGGCACCGACGTGCACCTCGTGCTGGTCGACCTGCGCGATGCCGAGATCGACGGCAAGCAGGCCGAGGATCTGCTGCACGAGATCCGCATCACGGTCAATCGCAACGCCGTTCCCAACGACCCTCGCCCGCCGATGGTGACCTCCGGCCTTCGCATCGGAACTCCCGCTCTCGCGACCCGCGGGTTCGGCGACGCCGAGTTCACCGAGGTCGCCGACGTCATCGCCCTCGCCCTTCTGCCGGGTGCCGATGTCGAGGCGCTCCGCACGCGCGTCGGCGCGCTGACGGCGGCGTTCCCGCTCTATCCGGGACTCCAGCAGTAGTCCGAACCGCTCGCCCGTCACCGAGACCCGGCGCTCGCGTCGAGACCAGGCGTCAGAATCCCGGGTCTCGACGAGACGCCCGGGTCTCGGCATCTGAATACGCTTGAACGGAAGAAGACACCATGACCGCACAGGTTCTCGACGGACGCGCTGCCGCGGCGGCGATCAAGGACGAGCTCGCCGAGCGTGTCGCAGCGTTGAAGGCGCGCGGCATCACGCCTGGCATCGCGACGGTGCTCGTGGGCGCCGACCCGGCCTCGCAGCTGTATGTCGGGATGAAGCACAAGCAGTCCGAGGCTATCGGCATGAACTCCATCCAGCGGGAGCTTCCCGCCGAGGCGACGCAGGCCGAGGTCGAGGCGCTGATCGACGAGCTCAACGCCGACCCGGAGTGCCACGGCTACATCGTGCAGCTGCCGCTGCCGAAGCACATCGACACCGACGCGATCCTCGAGCGGATCGATCCGAGCAAGGATGCCGACGGCCTGCACCCGACCAACCTCGGGCGCCTCGTGCTGAACGTGAACCACCCGATAACGACCCCGCTGCCCTGCACGCCGCGCGGCGTGATCGAGCTGCTGCTGCGCAACGGCTACGACCTGAAGGGCAAGGACGTGGTCGTCATCGGCCGCGGCGTGACGATCGGTCGTTCGATCGGGCTGCTGCTGACGCGCAGGGAGTACAACTCCACCGTCACGCTGACCCACACCGGCACCGCCGACCTCGCGGACCACCTTCGCGGGGCCGATGTCATCGTGGCTGCGGCGGGCGTCAAGCACATCGTGCGGGCCGAGGATGTCAAGCCGGGCGCGGCGGTGCTGGATGTGGGCGTGACGCGCGAGGTCGACACCGAGACCGGCAAGAGCAAGGTCTTCGGCGATGTGCATCCGGATGTCGCCGAGGTCGCCGGATTCCTCTCGCCCAACCCCGGGGGTGTCGGACCGATGACCGTGGCGCTGCTCATGACGAACGTGGTCGAGGCCGCGGAGCGCTCCGCCGGCCCCGGTCGTTGAGCGAAGACACCTCGACTCGCCTTCGGCTCGCTCAGCGCAGGTCTCCGCGACGAGACGAAACGCGCCTGACGCTGCGGGATGGTTCGGCGCGTTTCGTCTCGCTTCGCTCGCTCAACGACCGGGTGCGTCGGATCCCGGGCATAGGCACTCCCTGAGCTTGTCGAAGGGTGAGGGACGCTTCGACAGGCTCAGCGACCGACCAGGCTCAGGCCGTGAAGCGGGTGAGGAACTCCCGCGTGCGCTCCTCGC from Microbacterium pumilum carries:
- a CDS encoding bifunctional methylenetetrahydrofolate dehydrogenase/methenyltetrahydrofolate cyclohydrolase, with translation MTAQVLDGRAAAAAIKDELAERVAALKARGITPGIATVLVGADPASQLYVGMKHKQSEAIGMNSIQRELPAEATQAEVEALIDELNADPECHGYIVQLPLPKHIDTDAILERIDPSKDADGLHPTNLGRLVLNVNHPITTPLPCTPRGVIELLLRNGYDLKGKDVVVIGRGVTIGRSIGLLLTRREYNSTVTLTHTGTADLADHLRGADVIVAAAGVKHIVRAEDVKPGAAVLDVGVTREVDTETGKSKVFGDVHPDVAEVAGFLSPNPGGVGPMTVALLMTNVVEAAERSAGPGR
- the glyA gene encoding serine hydroxymethyltransferase produces the protein MTDQFFNAPLSEVDPEIAQVLERELERQRGFLEMIASENFVPVSVLQSQGSVLTNKYAEGYPGRRYYGGCEEVDVAEELAVARAKSLFGAEFANVQPHSGATANAAVLHAIARPGDTLLGLSLDQGGHLTHGMKINFSGRLYNIVAYGVDPETSLIDMDEVRRLAIEHQPKVIIAGWSAYPRQLDFEAFRAIADEVGALLWVDMAHFAGLVAAGLHPNPVPHAHVVSSTVHKTIGGPRSGFILTNDADIAKKINSAVFPGQQGGPLMHVIAAKATAFKLAATPEFKERQERVLSGAHILAERLSQQDVKDAGIAVRSGGTDVHLVLVDLRDAEIDGKQAEDLLHEIRITVNRNAVPNDPRPPMVTSGLRIGTPALATRGFGDAEFTEVADVIALALLPGADVEALRTRVGALTAAFPLYPGLQQ
- a CDS encoding beta-N-acetylhexosaminidase, translated to MPLPSVVPAPTSIESAAGESFSLGAGTPITGDPDAAAALTAVIGARTGLTFTTGSPDARATGTVELTVTAGGAPESYRIEVDDASVVVTGADAAGLFYGVQTLTQLVAPEGDGWIVPAVVIEDAPRFAYRGVMLDVARHFHPVETVKAYIDRAAGLKLNALHLHLSDDQGWRIHLDSRPKLTELASGTAVGGDSGGFYTKADYREIVEYAASRHMIVVPEIDMPGHTHAVGLAYPELAEAPVLNDQMLDQSQGEGIAAPAAGSPYEGTVVGFSSLKIHDEATYDFIADVFGELAAMTPGPYVHLGGDESLGTEPDDFAEFVARASDIIADLGKTPIAWHEAGDSPDLADSTIGQYWGFVTPTDGMDETARGFVENGAQLILSPADAIYLDMKYAADAPLGLTWANGPTSVERAYSWEPADVIPGIEEGDILGVEAPMWAETVRTLHDIDQLAFPRIAAAAEAAWSPPTGASRLRTWESFRKRVGALGPLWTSLGIGFHSSDEIPWAAE